Proteins encoded together in one Benincasa hispida cultivar B227 chromosome 1, ASM972705v1, whole genome shotgun sequence window:
- the LOC120081710 gene encoding NADP-specific glutamate dehydrogenase, protein MLLPIGGLGMNTSMDDMNLIQQAQRHHLVVRELGEEIDLEIGPGDDDPSFASTPIIGGPVREPSAEDHDESKHVVLVSQLSNDDQDMSKTQPAKRKKKVVKRWREEWADTYKWAYVDVKDGTARIFCSVCKEYGRKHRRNPYGNEGSRNMQMSALEEHNNSLLHKEALRLQMASKDKITVDKPIYVKALMSKTAGSIIEAALKRDPHEVEFIQAVQEAVHALERVIAKNSHYVNIMERLLEPERMVLFRVPWVDDRGETHVNRGFRVQFNQALGPCRGGLRFHPSMNLSITKFLGFEQTLKNALSPYKLGGAAGGSDFDPKGKSDNEIMRFCQSFINEIYRYLGPDKDLPSEEMGVGTREMGYLFGQYRRLAGHFEGSFTGPRIFWSGSSLRTEATGYGLVFFAQLILADMNKELKGLRCVVSGSGKIAMHVLEKLIAYGALPITVSDSKGYLVDEDGFDYMKISFLRDIKAQQRSLRDYSKTYARSKYYDEAKPWNERCDVAFPCAYHNEIDQADAINLISSGCRILIEGSNMPCTPEAVDVLRKANILIAPAMAAGAGGVVAGELELNHACNLMHWSPEDFESKLQEAMKQTYQRALKAAADFGYQKESPEALVHGAVISAFLSVAQAMTDQGCV, encoded by the exons ATGTTGCTACCAATCGGTGGATTAGGTATGAATACCTCAATGGATGATATGAACTTGATTCAGCAGGCACAGAGACATCACTTGGTAGTTCGAGAGCTTGGCGAAGAGATTGATTTGGAAATTGGACCTGGAGATGATGATCCCTCGTTTGCTAGCACTCCTATAATTGGTGGACCAGTACGGGAACCATCTGCTGAAGATCATGATGAGAGTAAGCATGTGGTATTGGTTTCGCAACTTTCCAATGATGACCAAGATATGTCAAAGACACAACCAgccaaaaggaagaagaaggttgtgaaAAGATGGAGAGAGGAATGGGCTGATACATATAAATGGGCTTATGTTGATGTGAAGGATGGAACTGCCAGGATCTTTTGCTCTGTTTGTAAGGAGTATGGCAGGAAGCACAGGAGAAATCCTTATGGAAATGAAGGCAGCCGAAATATGCAGATGAGTGCACTTGAAGAACACAACAACAGTCTACTTCATAAAGAGGCTCTTCGGCTTCAGATGGCCTCCAAGGACAAGATTACTGTTGATAAACCAATATATGTAAAAG CTCTCATGTCAAAAACTGCGGGATCGATCATTGAAGCTGCACTAAAAAGGGATCCTCACGAAGTTGAGTTCATACAAGCAGTACAAGAAGCAGTTCATGCCTTGGAACGGGTTATTGCCAAAAATTCTCA CTATGTCAACATTATGGAGCGCTTGTTAGAACCTGAGCGTATGGTTCTTTTCCGAGTTCCATGGGTGGATGACAGAGGTGAGACACATGTCAATCGAGGCTTTCGAGTTCAATTTAACCAGGCTTTGGGACCTTGTAGGGGTGGTCTTCGTTTTCATCCATCGATGAACTTAAGTATCACCAAGTTTCTTGGTTTTGAACAG ACCTTAAAAAATGCATTATCACCCTACAAATTAGGAGGGGCAGCAGGTGGAAGTGATTTTGACCCAAAGGGAAAAAGTGATAATGAG ATCATGCGCTTTTGTCAAAGTTTCATAAACGAGATATATCGCTACTTAGGCCCCGATAAG GACCTTCCTTCTGAGGAGATGGGTGTGGGTACTCGAGAAATGGGATATCTTTTTGGACAATATAGACGGTTAGCAGGTCATTTTGAG GGAAGTTTTACAGGGCCGAGGATATTTTGGTCTGGGTCTAGCCTCCGAACAGAAGCTACTGGATATGGTCTG GTTTTCTTTGCACAGCTAATACTTGCAGACATGAATAAAGAACTTAAAGGACTAAG ATGCGTTGTGAGTGGTTCCGGGAAGattgcgatgcatgttcttgaAAAGCTTATTGCTTATGGTGCCCTCCCCATTACTGTCTCAG ATTCAAAGGGATATTTAGTGGACGAAGATGGATTTGACTACATGAAGATATCCTTTTTGAGAGACATCAAGGCTCAGCAGAGAAGCTTAAG GGACTATTCGAAGACTTATGCTCGATCTAAGTATTATGATGAAGCTAAACCTTGGAATGAAAGGTGCGATGTTGCATTTCCTTGTGCTTACCATAATGAAATTGATCAAGCCGATGCCATAAACCTGATTAGTTCTGGCTGTCGTATTCTAATAGAAG GTTCAAATATGCCCTGTACTCCTGAGGCTGTTGACGTGCTGAGAAAAGCTAATATTCTCATTGCTCCTGCAATGGCTGCAGGTGCTGGAGGG GTTGTTGCTGGAGAACTTGAATTAAACCATGCATGTAATCTGATGCATTGGTCTCCGGAGGACTTTGAATCTAAATTGCAG GAAGCTATGAAACAGACATACCAGAGAGCCCTCAAAGCGGCAGCTGATTTTGGCTACCAAAAAGAGAGTCCTGA GGCTCTTGTACACGGAGCAGTCATTTCTGCTTTTCTGAGTGTTGCTCAAGCCATGACCGACCAAGGCTGTGTATAA
- the LOC120070799 gene encoding ESCRT-related protein CHMP1B-like, whose product MGNTEKLLNQIMELKFTAKSLQRQARKCEKEEKSEKLKIKKAMEKGNMDGARIYAENAIRKRTEQMNYLRLASRLDAVVARLDTQAKMSTINKSMGSIVKSLETTLATGNLQKMSETMDRFEKQFVNMEVQAEFMENAMAGSTSLSTPEGEVNSLMQQVADDYGLEVSVGLPQPAAHAVPARETEKIDEDDLSRRLAELKARG is encoded by the coding sequence ATGGGTAATACGGAGAAGTTGTTGAACCAGATCATGGAATTGAAATTTACGGCGAAATCACTGCAACGCCAAGCGAGAAAGTGCGAGAAAGAGGAAAAATCCGAGAAGCTGAAGATCAAGAAGGCCATGGAGAAAGGGAACATGGATGGAGCACGAATTTACGCAGAGAATGCAATTCGGAAGCGTACTGAGCAGATGAACTACCTCCGACTCGCTTCGCGGCTCGATGCCGTTGTGGCTCGTCTCGATACGCAGGCAAAGATGTCAACCATAAACAAATCTATGGGCTCGATAGTCAAATCCTTGGAAACTACTTTGGCCACTGGTAATTTGCAGAAGATGTCGGAGACCATGGATCGATTTGAGAAGCAGTTTGTGAACATGGAAGTCCAGGCTGAGTTTATGGAGAATGCGATGGCGGGTTCAACTTCTCTGTCGACGCCAGAGGGAGAGGTTAACAGTTTGATGCAACAGGTGGCCGACGACTATGGATTGGAGGTTTCTGTGGGTCTTCCACAGCCGGCAGCTCATGCTGTGCCGGCCAGGGAGACCGAGAAAATCGACGAGGACGACTTGTCAAGGCGGCTTGCTGAGCTTAAGGCTAGAGGGTAA